In Drosophila simulans strain w501 chromosome 3R, Prin_Dsim_3.1, whole genome shotgun sequence, a single window of DNA contains:
- the LOC27206434 gene encoding uncharacterized protein LOC27206434, protein MKRKGRIDRTPKVEPPKPSRVVNTEAIPLNVEAKSQEIDDQAAPFILVDCANSADRSDLEAILSSIEKERMKRVQADIEQQCFPLLEDIEPPPELDMPINLSSQALVKLNEAESERRFKEDLETLSIAGLEWEKDTSITITSNLLSDMTIEDSKLLLRTMAGMKQICCTLEQMKNVPVKIGSAEPTPQSNCTSLIPLSGLRRQDTFEIEPKKNQKIRYPEVSTKSAVSERKPLPLTAKGGKCVKVISETDKIFSQIGDLLVKLQLQHEGSNVLKKGSSYSYMVNIKPTGSASNCSVYAITKLKSHEIKETHAENQRTSHAPFINILYRGNGGLVETSPLPTTTRCIEGSSIGPMSLRETPSSRIKPPFVRKRPCSYLRVPTPVKFCHGRKKN, encoded by the coding sequence ATGAAGAGGAAGGGTCGTATAGATCGGACACCAAAAGTAGAACCACCTAAACCATCGAGAGTTGTCAACACGGAGGCTATTCCACTGAACGTGGAAGCCAAATCCCAAGAGATAGATGATCAGGCTGCGCCTTTTATCTTGGTAGACTGTGCGAATTCTGCAGATCGTTCAGATTTGGAAGCAATACTTAGTTCCATAGAAAAGGAACGGATGAAAAGGGTTCAGGCAGATATAGAGCAGCAATGTTTTCCCCTCCTGGAGGATATAGAACCACCACCAGAATTAGATATGCCTATTAACCTAAGCTCTCAGGCATTGGTTAAATTGAATGAAGCAGAGAGTGAGCGCCGCTTCAAGGAGGATCTGGAGACTCTTAGTATTGCTGGATTGGAGTGGGAGAAGGATACATCCATTACCATTACCTCTAATCTCCTGTCCGACATGACAATAGAAGACAGCAAACTATTGCTTCGAACTATGGCAGGTATGAAACAGATTTGCTGCACGCTAGAGCAGATGAAAAATGTTCCTGTGAAAATTGGATCAGCAGAACCAACTCCGCAGTCAAATTGCACAAGCTTGATTCCACTTTCAGGCCTTCGCCGACAAGacaccttcgaaattgaaCCTAAAAAGAACCAAAAGATTAGATATCCTGAGGTTTCCACCAAATCAGCAGTTAGCGAAAGGAAACCTCTACCATTAACTGCCAAGGGAGGAAAATGTGTGAAAGTTATCTCAGAGACTGATAAGATTTTCAGCCAGATTGGCGATCTTCTCGTGAAACTGCAGCTCCAACACGAGGGCAGTAATGTCCTGAAGAAGGGATCCTCTTATTCCTACATGGTGAACATTAAGCCAACTGGCAGTGCATCCAATTGTTCAGTTTATGCGATTACAAAACTAAAATCCCACGAAATAAAGGAGACGCATGCCGAAAATCAAAGAACTTCTCACGCTCCATTTATCAACATTTTATACCGTGGTAATGGTGGACTGGTGGAGACTTCTCCATTGCCCACGACCACACGATGCATCGAAGGAAGCTCCATTGGGCCGATGTCCCTTCGCGAAACGCCGTCCTCCAGGATCAAACCACCATTTGTGCGCAAGAGGCCCTGCTCCTATCTAAGGGTACCTACCCCTGTTAAATTTTGCCACGGCAGGAAGAAAAATTAG